The Calditrichota bacterium genome includes a window with the following:
- a CDS encoding N-acetyltransferase — translation MPFIRLVDENDAEDILEIYNPIVMDTAISFELKPPPPAEIKKRLKKYNHLPWLVVEDNNKVAGYAYASPFNQREAYQWSVEVSIYIHKGYKGMRYGKKLYGALLELLKLQGIINAIALIALPNPTSIAFHKSFGFHEIGVFEKVGFKFNAWHDVSWWQKRLVPETDLTGSRIKPIHDVIKKPEAIKCFGQI, via the coding sequence ATGCCTTTTATCAGACTTGTTGATGAAAATGATGCTGAAGACATACTTGAAATTTATAATCCAATTGTCATGGATACCGCCATTTCTTTTGAATTAAAACCACCACCTCCGGCAGAGATAAAAAAACGCCTGAAGAAATATAATCATTTGCCATGGCTCGTTGTTGAAGATAATAACAAGGTAGCCGGTTATGCATATGCATCTCCCTTTAATCAGAGGGAAGCTTATCAGTGGTCTGTTGAAGTTTCAATATATATCCACAAAGGTTATAAGGGTATGAGGTATGGAAAAAAATTATACGGAGCTCTACTTGAGCTTTTAAAGTTACAAGGTATAATTAACGCCATTGCTTTAATTGCCTTACCAAATCCGACCAGCATTGCTTTTCATAAATCTTTTGGTTTTCACGAGATTGGCGTATTTGAAAAAGTTGGTTTCAAGTTTAACGCTTGGCATGATGTAAGTTGGTGGCAAAAAAGATTGGTACCTGAAACTGATTTGACTGGGAGCAGAATAAAACCAATCCATGATGTAATAAAAAAGCCCGAAGCAATTAAGTGCTTCGGGCAAATTTAG
- a CDS encoding response regulator transcription factor codes for MTTDNKILIVEDDPKIIELVRIHLGDIGMHVDHAMDGLIGLEKATNNDYSLIILDLMLPHMDGLEVCRRIKSKDKFTPILMLTAKSEELDKVLGLEVGADDYLTKPFGIRELVARVKAILRRVELDQESSAKKDDSEKLEFRDLVIDLEKHMVLLEGERVELTAKEFDMLTLFASHPGNTYSRERLLDLVWGYQYEGYEHTVSSHINRLRNKIEKDPTNPQYIKTLWGVGYRFEAPEG; via the coding sequence ATGACTACTGATAATAAAATTCTAATAGTTGAGGATGATCCTAAAATTATTGAATTGGTGCGGATTCACCTGGGTGATATTGGTATGCACGTGGACCATGCTATGGATGGACTAATTGGTCTTGAAAAAGCAACCAATAATGATTATTCTTTGATTATCCTGGATCTTATGTTGCCACACATGGATGGCCTTGAAGTTTGCAGAAGAATCAAATCCAAAGATAAATTTACACCTATTTTGATGTTGACGGCCAAATCAGAAGAGCTGGATAAAGTACTTGGCTTAGAAGTTGGCGCAGACGATTATTTAACAAAACCTTTTGGCATACGTGAGCTTGTTGCTCGTGTAAAAGCAATTTTAAGAAGGGTTGAGCTTGATCAGGAAAGCAGCGCAAAAAAAGATGACAGCGAAAAACTGGAATTTCGTGATTTGGTGATTGATTTGGAAAAACACATGGTCCTTTTGGAAGGGGAACGTGTAGAGTTAACCGCTAAAGAATTTGACATGCTGACTTTGTTTGCCTCACATCCGGGAAACACTTACAGCCGGGAACGTTTGCTAGATTTGGTTTGGGGTTATCAATACGAGGGCTATGAACATACAGTTAGTTCTCATATAAACCGTTTAAGAAACAAAATTGAAAAAGATCCTACCAACCCACAGTATATAAAAACATTGTGGGGTGTTGGTTACCGTTTTGAAGCACCGGAAGGATAA
- a CDS encoding DoxX family protein — MQALTGTAARYIFAIPFIIFGLMHFMAGGEMAGMVPSFIPGGVFWVYLTGLALVLAGISLVIKKKDKLAALLLGIMLILFVLTIHLPSVMGGNQMAMSQVLKDLALAGAAFAFSGMGTD; from the coding sequence ATGCAAGCTTTAACTGGTACCGCTGCACGGTATATTTTTGCTATTCCTTTTATTATTTTTGGCCTTATGCACTTTATGGCCGGCGGAGAAATGGCAGGAATGGTTCCCTCGTTTATCCCAGGTGGAGTATTTTGGGTTTATCTAACTGGCTTGGCACTTGTTTTAGCCGGAATAAGTCTTGTCATTAAAAAGAAGGATAAACTTGCTGCCTTGTTACTTGGCATTATGCTGATACTTTTTGTTTTAACCATACATTTACCATCAGTAATGGGTGGCAACCAAATGGCTATGTCCCAGGTTTTAAAAGATCTTGCACTGGCAGGAGCAGCCTTTGCATTTTCAGGAATGGGCACAGATTGA
- the dprA gene encoding DNA-protecting protein DprA, which produces MRKLISVFGSPQNVLNTPVRNLVTVEGIDNKTAERIKSGVNEKFVQNQLAHLKNGTAKILTFWDSAYPDRLKRIYDPPAFLFVKGDINLLDTQGIGIVGSRVPTSYGKNITEQLSTDLAQNNLTVISGFARGIDSIAHNAALKNRGKTIAVLGNGLDIVYPAENRKLLDAFEKQGLFVTEYPFGTKPDAGNFPKRNRIISGLSLGILVTEAGGKSGALLTAMYAIDQNREVFAVPGPITSGKSTGCNNLIKQGAKLVQGINDITTELTGQLSLNLSESPKPEPKLTEKEKVIYDLLKTEALHIDQLAIKAGISTTEALTTLLTLELSGIVRQMAGKMFTKL; this is translated from the coding sequence ATGAGAAAACTAATTTCAGTTTTCGGTTCTCCACAAAATGTGCTTAACACACCGGTACGCAACCTTGTTACAGTTGAGGGTATTGACAACAAAACAGCTGAGAGGATAAAATCAGGAGTAAATGAAAAGTTTGTTCAAAACCAGTTAGCGCATCTAAAAAATGGTACAGCCAAAATTCTAACCTTTTGGGATTCCGCATACCCGGATCGGCTAAAACGTATTTATGATCCGCCGGCATTTTTATTTGTTAAAGGTGATATTAATCTACTTGACACACAAGGTATTGGTATCGTGGGGTCACGTGTGCCTACGTCATACGGTAAAAATATAACTGAACAGTTAAGCACTGATTTGGCTCAGAATAACCTTACAGTAATCAGTGGGTTTGCGCGTGGGATAGATAGTATTGCACATAACGCTGCGCTTAAAAATAGAGGGAAAACAATTGCTGTTCTTGGTAACGGGCTTGATATTGTTTATCCGGCTGAAAACAGAAAACTACTTGATGCTTTTGAAAAACAAGGGTTATTTGTAACTGAGTATCCTTTTGGAACCAAGCCGGATGCGGGTAACTTCCCGAAAAGAAATCGTATTATTAGTGGACTAAGCCTTGGGATATTGGTAACAGAAGCAGGTGGAAAGAGCGGGGCATTGTTAACAGCCATGTATGCAATCGATCAAAATCGAGAAGTTTTTGCAGTTCCCGGGCCAATTACATCCGGCAAAAGTACAGGGTGCAATAATTTAATTAAACAAGGCGCTAAACTTGTTCAGGGAATTAACGATATTACAACAGAATTAACGGGCCAGCTCAGTTTAAATTTATCCGAATCTCCAAAACCCGAACCAAAGTTAACAGAAAAGGAAAAGGTAATCTACGATTTGTTAAAAACCGAAGCGCTGCATATCGATCAACTTGCGATAAAGGCTGGCATTTCTACCACCGAAGCTTTAACTACTCTTCTTACCTTAGAGTTAAGTGGCATTGTGCGCCAGATGGCCGGCAAAATGTTTACAAAGCTTTAA
- a CDS encoding HAMP domain-containing protein, translating into MKRFFTSFYGKLSALFLILLLVMGTVQILLTISSWQTHHNEADQQLNARLAEDVAKDFNPLLKDSLDIDAIHHVIHYMMVINPKIEIYLLDEQGGIMAFFAEPQKKVKVEQVELEAIKEFLSPNRQLPILGVDPRNPGITKPFSAARLQIGKEVNGYLYIIIGSELYDAAISITREEYVVQTIVKGLLITLFFTGIIGLILFALLTRRLRNMTNVVHDFERGKQDVRIPVKTDDEVGQLATSFNKMADTIVANIEELKNTDKLRRELIANVSHDLRSPLASIRGYLETIQIKDKVLSDEERHKYINILLDSTHGLERLVTQLFELSKLDAKQIEPQPEPFLVKEMVYDVISKFQPKAEKLGITIAAEIKDGLPQVFADIGMIERVLSNLLENAIRYTPEGGKVNIVTESSGEVIRVRVVDNGPGIDQEDLKYIFNRFYRVEKSRSEKTGGTGLGLAIAKKIMEVHKSSISVASEINKGSVFSFNLKTWHQSTV; encoded by the coding sequence ATGAAACGATTTTTTACATCTTTTTATGGAAAGCTCTCTGCTCTGTTTTTAATTCTTTTATTGGTGATGGGGACTGTCCAAATCCTTTTAACAATAAGTTCCTGGCAAACACATCACAATGAAGCCGATCAGCAGCTTAATGCACGTCTTGCTGAAGATGTTGCCAAAGACTTTAACCCACTTTTAAAAGACAGTTTGGATATTGATGCCATACATCACGTAATTCATTATATGATGGTAATTAATCCTAAAATTGAGATTTACCTGTTGGATGAACAAGGCGGAATTATGGCTTTCTTTGCTGAGCCTCAAAAGAAAGTAAAAGTGGAACAGGTGGAGTTAGAAGCAATAAAGGAATTCTTATCTCCAAATAGACAATTACCGATTCTTGGGGTTGATCCTCGAAATCCGGGGATTACAAAACCGTTTTCAGCAGCCCGTTTGCAAATTGGGAAAGAGGTAAACGGTTATTTATATATAATTATCGGATCGGAATTATATGACGCAGCGATAAGCATAACCCGTGAAGAATATGTGGTTCAGACTATTGTGAAAGGTTTATTGATTACACTTTTTTTTACGGGGATTATTGGTCTGATTCTGTTTGCTTTGCTTACGCGGCGTTTAAGAAATATGACTAACGTCGTTCATGATTTTGAGCGTGGCAAACAAGATGTGCGCATTCCTGTAAAAACCGATGACGAAGTAGGGCAGTTGGCTACATCCTTTAATAAAATGGCCGATACGATTGTAGCTAATATTGAAGAATTGAAGAATACGGATAAATTGCGCAGGGAATTGATAGCAAATGTTTCGCATGATTTACGAAGTCCATTGGCTTCAATTCGCGGCTACCTGGAAACCATTCAAATAAAAGACAAGGTTTTATCGGATGAAGAGCGCCACAAGTATATAAATATTTTGCTTGATTCAACGCATGGATTGGAACGCCTGGTTACACAATTATTTGAACTTTCCAAGCTTGATGCTAAACAGATTGAGCCACAACCAGAGCCGTTTCTTGTAAAGGAAATGGTGTATGATGTAATTTCTAAGTTTCAGCCTAAAGCGGAGAAATTGGGGATTACAATTGCGGCAGAAATAAAAGATGGACTTCCCCAGGTTTTTGCAGATATTGGGATGATCGAACGAGTTTTATCCAACTTGCTGGAAAATGCTATTCGTTATACTCCAGAAGGCGGCAAAGTAAATATTGTTACAGAATCATCAGGCGAAGTTATCCGTGTTCGGGTTGTGGACAATGGCCCGGGCATTGATCAGGAAGATTTAAAATATATTTTTAACCGATTCTATCGTGTGGAAAAAAGCAGATCGGAAAAAACCGGTGGTACAGGGCTTGGATTGGCAATTGCAAAAAAAATAATGGAAGTTCACAAAAGCTCAATTTCTGTTGCAAGCGAAATAAATAAAGGGAGTGTTTTTTCATTTAATCTCAAAACCTGGCATCAAAGCACGGTTTGA
- a CDS encoding T9SS type A sorting domain-containing protein yields the protein MRKFFTYLLPVLGFIMLVFFINNQIENSQLDLAQLDKSIMKESASKGMPQVQMSERKRKVKGLIKQDSPNKYREWQHGIRTRDGEDHPGYEFNYRIKELMKSRNVRNIKDLSKNRNDNKADGDSFIEVGPGNVSGRTRALVVDPDDNSFNTWYSGSVGGGVWKTVDAGQNWTQLTPNIGNLATSAIVQSPSNPDVLYVGTGEGFGNVDQIDGNGIWKTTDRGASWQQLASTANYDFQNIMRMIIDPDNEDIVLVATASGFQHNSGTNPATAIRRTTDGGLTWTQVFQGSSRIEDLAADPTNFQFQYATDNGRSVVKSNNGGLTWTSSTTGISGVGRMEIAVAPSDPTRIYISAVGGTFGSVLYISRDSGGTWVAATESGADGVNWLGGQGWYDNTIEVNPYNEDEVYVGGINIWRIDVADNNKITTTNITDGYGQFGGSSKGVHVDQHNIVMVKTDTTSSAFRMINCNDGGVSYSDNKGTSYSHTENGYNTSQFYGVDKKNGSNEYVGGMQDNNSYVSPVNPNSSSVWTVRWGGDGFDAAWNYGDGNKVLVSSQYNNIGRSTNGGVSFGSGTNGMNDVGSASAPFFTKIAKSKQDVDLVFAIGASGVWRSADFGANWSLTEMPSGFNGTSYFSQIKFSLINPQVIWTAQNVSSNSAPFVSIDGGFEFEQTKPLPFSMGRISGLATHPTQRNTAYILFSYAQAPKIVRTSDLGQTWEDITGFLGSDSSTNGFPDVAVYSLVVMPFDTTIIWAGTGIGLFESTDNGETWHAANRGLPPVAVYDMVIVNDQVVAATHGRGIWVASMSGLAEYEPPVVPLAPVLNDVAFDGKTLFLDTELRSVYDSTQIRIDGVSIQTVLNETLVDSVLHISYESDSSKEIEVRLYSYLNGDFYVSQKMKLEVFSFQNPVLSYVTDFEDEPLENFAGIGFQITNYAGFLNNAIHSSHDYENETEYFFTLLKPIIVSASNPNMVYSDVAIVEPGEPGSKFGDSDFWDYVIIEGSKDGNTWKPLLDGYDARFDPSWEAAWTTTTAYRNLFVSHTIDISKTFNAGDTILIRFRLFTDELENGWGWVIDSLQIQDVLVSIDDLRFTANTFSLKQNYPNPFNPETTINFSLAKSGPVSLKIYDITGKLVKTVYNNHKLKAGVLHKAVWDGKNNFGNQVSSGTFYYRLKAGEKISVKKMVLLR from the coding sequence ATGAGAAAGTTTTTTACATACCTTTTACCTGTTTTAGGTTTTATAATGCTCGTATTTTTTATCAATAATCAAATTGAAAACTCTCAGCTTGATCTTGCCCAATTGGACAAAAGTATTATGAAAGAGTCTGCCTCGAAAGGCATGCCCCAAGTACAAATGTCTGAAAGAAAACGAAAAGTTAAGGGGCTAATAAAACAAGATTCTCCAAACAAGTACAGGGAATGGCAGCATGGAATCCGAACCCGCGATGGTGAAGACCATCCTGGCTATGAGTTTAATTACCGTATTAAAGAGTTAATGAAATCACGAAATGTGAGAAATATAAAAGATCTTTCAAAAAATAGGAATGATAATAAAGCTGACGGAGATTCGTTTATTGAAGTTGGCCCGGGCAATGTTTCTGGAAGGACGCGCGCATTGGTCGTTGATCCTGATGATAACAGTTTTAATACTTGGTATTCCGGATCAGTTGGCGGTGGTGTTTGGAAAACTGTCGACGCTGGCCAAAACTGGACACAACTAACACCAAATATCGGTAACCTTGCAACAAGTGCTATTGTACAATCACCTTCAAATCCGGATGTACTTTATGTTGGTACCGGTGAAGGATTTGGTAATGTTGATCAGATAGATGGAAATGGTATTTGGAAAACGACAGATCGTGGTGCAAGCTGGCAACAACTTGCCAGTACAGCTAATTATGATTTTCAGAATATAATGAGAATGATTATTGATCCTGATAACGAAGATATTGTACTTGTTGCCACTGCATCGGGTTTTCAGCATAACTCAGGTACTAATCCGGCAACTGCAATCCGCCGTACTACAGATGGTGGCCTAACTTGGACACAAGTTTTCCAGGGTAGTTCGCGCATTGAAGATTTAGCTGCAGATCCAACCAACTTTCAGTTTCAATATGCGACTGATAATGGACGCAGCGTTGTCAAATCTAACAACGGTGGGCTAACTTGGACAAGCTCAACTACCGGAATCAGTGGAGTTGGTAGAATGGAAATAGCGGTTGCACCTTCTGATCCGACCCGTATCTATATTTCAGCAGTTGGTGGGACATTTGGTTCTGTTCTATATATATCAAGGGATTCGGGAGGAACCTGGGTTGCAGCAACAGAAAGTGGTGCCGATGGTGTTAACTGGCTTGGCGGACAGGGCTGGTATGATAACACGATAGAGGTAAACCCATATAATGAAGATGAAGTTTACGTAGGTGGTATTAACATTTGGCGTATTGATGTGGCAGACAACAATAAAATCACGACTACAAATATTACCGATGGTTATGGCCAATTTGGTGGTAGTTCAAAAGGTGTTCATGTTGATCAGCATAACATTGTTATGGTAAAAACTGATACAACAAGTAGTGCATTCCGTATGATTAACTGTAATGATGGCGGAGTTTCATATTCTGATAATAAAGGTACATCTTACAGTCATACTGAAAATGGCTATAATACTTCTCAGTTTTATGGTGTTGATAAGAAAAATGGTTCAAATGAATATGTGGGCGGTATGCAAGACAATAACAGCTATGTCTCACCAGTTAACCCAAACAGTTCGTCTGTCTGGACTGTACGTTGGGGAGGAGATGGTTTTGATGCTGCATGGAATTATGGCGATGGTAACAAAGTTTTGGTCTCCAGCCAATACAATAATATCGGACGCTCTACAAATGGAGGTGTTTCTTTTGGATCAGGTACAAATGGCATGAATGATGTCGGATCAGCCTCAGCGCCATTCTTTACTAAGATTGCAAAGTCGAAACAAGATGTTGACCTGGTTTTTGCCATAGGTGCATCAGGTGTTTGGAGATCAGCTGATTTCGGAGCAAACTGGAGTTTAACTGAAATGCCATCAGGGTTTAATGGAACAAGTTACTTCTCTCAAATCAAGTTTTCACTTATTAATCCACAAGTTATCTGGACAGCACAAAACGTCTCAAGTAATTCAGCCCCTTTTGTTTCTATTGATGGTGGCTTTGAATTTGAACAGACTAAACCGTTACCATTCTCTATGGGAAGAATATCCGGGTTGGCTACACACCCGACCCAAAGAAATACTGCTTACATTTTGTTTTCATATGCACAAGCACCGAAAATTGTCCGTACTTCAGATCTTGGCCAAACTTGGGAAGATATAACAGGATTTTTAGGTAGTGACAGCAGTACAAATGGCTTTCCTGATGTTGCGGTATATAGTCTGGTTGTAATGCCATTTGATACAACTATAATTTGGGCTGGTACTGGAATTGGGCTTTTTGAAAGTACAGATAATGGTGAAACATGGCATGCAGCCAATAGAGGCCTTCCACCTGTAGCAGTGTATGACATGGTAATAGTTAATGATCAGGTTGTAGCAGCTACGCATGGACGTGGGATTTGGGTAGCTAGTATGAGCGGTTTGGCAGAATATGAACCTCCTGTCGTTCCACTTGCTCCAGTCCTTAACGATGTCGCATTTGATGGAAAAACACTTTTTTTAGATACTGAACTGAGATCGGTGTATGACTCAACACAAATTCGAATTGATGGAGTATCAATTCAAACAGTTTTAAATGAAACACTGGTTGACAGTGTTTTACATATTTCGTACGAATCTGATTCATCAAAAGAAATAGAAGTCCGTTTATACTCATATTTGAATGGTGATTTTTACGTTTCTCAAAAAATGAAATTAGAGGTTTTCTCTTTTCAAAATCCTGTTTTATCGTATGTAACTGATTTTGAAGACGAACCATTGGAAAACTTTGCTGGAATTGGTTTTCAAATCACGAACTATGCTGGATTTCTGAACAATGCTATCCATTCTTCGCATGATTATGAAAATGAAACTGAATACTTTTTTACTTTATTGAAACCTATAATTGTGAGTGCCTCTAATCCTAATATGGTTTATTCTGATGTAGCGATCGTAGAACCTGGTGAACCTGGTTCAAAATTTGGTGATTCGGATTTTTGGGATTATGTGATTATTGAAGGATCGAAAGATGGAAATACATGGAAACCATTATTGGATGGTTATGATGCAAGATTTGATCCCTCCTGGGAAGCTGCCTGGACAACCACAACAGCTTACCGCAACTTATTTGTTTCGCATACCATTGATATTAGCAAAACATTCAATGCAGGGGATACAATTCTTATTCGTTTTAGATTATTTACAGATGAGCTGGAGAACGGTTGGGGCTGGGTTATTGACAGCTTGCAAATACAGGATGTATTGGTGTCGATAGATGATCTGCGGTTTACAGCAAACACATTCAGCTTAAAGCAAAACTATCCAAATCCGTTTAATCCGGAAACCACAATTAACTTTAGCCTGGCAAAAAGCGGGCCCGTTTCACTTAAAATTTATGACATAACAGGGAAACTGGTTAAAACAGTTTATAATAACCATAAACTTAAAGCCGGAGTTTTGCATAAAGCAGTTTGGGATGGGAAAAATAATTTTGGCAACCAGGTTTCCTCAGGAACTTTTTATTACAGGTTAAAAGCCGGTGAGAAAATCTCGGTTAAAAAGATGGTTTTATTACGCTAA
- a CDS encoding tryptophanase — MKTIIEPFRIKVTEPLKIISKEERQQALTNAHNNVFLLNSEDCAIDLLTDSGTGAMSKRQWAAMMLGDESYAGSPSFHKFQDTIRNITGMKHIFPTHQGRAAEGILAATRIKPGDVIPNNSHFDTTRANVEYVGAQALDLICAEGLDNAFEAPFKGNMDIEKLENTIKKYGKEKIPFGMITVTNNTSGGQPVSMKNIRETKLILEKYGIPFVMDVCRFAENAFFIQQREAGYSSKTLLEIAQEMFTYADAATMSLKKDGLVNIGGFLVCNNDEWAEDFKNALIMREGFPTYGGLAGRDLEAAAVGLMEALDPAYQEYRHATVEYLAKAMDERDIPYVRPVGGHAVFIDAKAFLPHIPSLQYPGISLVNTLYIDGGIRAVELGSVMFGRFDADGNEQPSPLELVRLAIPRRVYTQSHFDYIVEVLDDVKKDISKVNGYKITYQPKFLRHFTCHFEGL; from the coding sequence ATGAAAACCATCATTGAACCCTTTCGCATAAAAGTTACAGAACCGCTAAAAATAATTTCCAAAGAAGAACGGCAGCAAGCTTTAACAAACGCCCACAACAATGTTTTTCTTTTAAATTCCGAAGATTGTGCAATAGACCTTTTGACAGATAGCGGCACCGGTGCCATGTCCAAAAGACAATGGGCGGCAATGATGCTCGGTGATGAGAGCTATGCCGGGAGCCCATCCTTTCATAAATTTCAAGATACGATCCGCAATATTACTGGTATGAAACATATTTTCCCAACTCACCAAGGACGTGCAGCAGAAGGAATTTTGGCTGCAACCCGTATTAAACCCGGTGATGTAATCCCAAATAACAGCCATTTTGATACGACACGTGCCAATGTTGAGTATGTTGGCGCACAGGCGTTAGACCTGATTTGTGCTGAAGGTTTGGATAATGCTTTTGAAGCTCCATTCAAGGGGAACATGGATATTGAAAAGCTTGAAAATACCATCAAAAAGTATGGCAAAGAAAAAATCCCTTTTGGGATGATTACGGTTACAAACAACACAAGTGGTGGCCAACCGGTTTCAATGAAAAATATCCGTGAAACAAAACTCATCCTGGAAAAATATGGTATCCCATTTGTTATGGATGTATGTCGTTTTGCTGAAAATGCTTTTTTTATCCAGCAGCGGGAAGCAGGATACTCTAGTAAAACTCTACTTGAAATTGCCCAGGAAATGTTCACTTATGCAGATGCCGCAACCATGAGTTTAAAGAAAGATGGTCTGGTAAATATCGGTGGTTTCCTTGTTTGTAATAATGATGAGTGGGCAGAAGATTTTAAAAATGCTTTGATTATGCGCGAAGGTTTTCCAACTTATGGCGGGCTTGCCGGGCGTGATTTGGAAGCTGCAGCTGTTGGATTAATGGAGGCTCTTGACCCGGCCTATCAGGAATATCGTCATGCCACAGTTGAATATCTTGCCAAGGCAATGGATGAACGTGATATTCCGTATGTACGACCTGTTGGAGGCCATGCAGTGTTTATCGATGCCAAAGCTTTCCTGCCACATATTCCATCTTTACAATACCCGGGAATTAGTTTAGTAAACACACTTTATATTGATGGTGGAATCCGTGCAGTGGAGCTGGGCTCGGTTATGTTTGGCAGATTTGATGCAGATGGAAATGAGCAGCCGTCACCTTTAGAGCTGGTACGTTTGGCAATTCCACGGCGTGTTTATACTCAAAGTCATTTCGATTATATCGTAGAAGTTTTGGATGATGTAAAAAAAGATATTTCCAAAGTAAATGGCTACAAAATTACCTATCAGCCAAAATTTTTACGGCACTTTACTTGTCATTTTGAGGGACTTTAA
- the amrB gene encoding AmmeMemoRadiSam system protein B — protein sequence MSAIRKAQIAGTFYPENKDDLNTSLEEMLSCHDDLTLENINGIIVPHAGYIYSGNIAAKAYKQIANNKYDNIFVISPSHYDYFEGCSIFAGNYETPIGIIQTNTNLVEALSHFKTIQISNLGHQNEHALEIQLPFLQRLFSDFKLVPIVMGKQSYSTANELAESIFSVLKKSPSENQKNLVVCSSDLSHFYNESTARQLDSIISNDIEEFNISKLNQDILAEKTEACGFGPILAGMMVCKLLGATKSKVLGYGTSADVNKDINRVVGYLSAAFYKN from the coding sequence ATGTCTGCTATCCGAAAAGCTCAAATTGCGGGTACATTTTATCCTGAGAACAAAGATGATTTAAACACCAGCTTAGAAGAAATGCTTTCTTGTCATGATGATTTAACTCTGGAAAATATTAATGGAATAATTGTTCCACATGCCGGATACATTTATTCAGGCAACATCGCAGCAAAAGCCTATAAACAGATCGCCAATAATAAATACGACAATATTTTTGTAATCTCTCCCAGCCATTATGATTATTTTGAAGGCTGTTCCATTTTTGCCGGAAATTATGAAACTCCTATAGGAATAATTCAGACAAATACAAACCTGGTTGAAGCGTTGTCTCATTTTAAAACGATCCAGATTTCTAATCTTGGCCATCAAAATGAACATGCTCTTGAAATACAACTCCCTTTTTTGCAAAGACTTTTTTCAGACTTCAAACTTGTTCCAATTGTTATGGGCAAACAAAGTTATTCCACAGCTAATGAACTGGCTGAATCAATATTTTCGGTATTGAAAAAATCCCCATCAGAGAATCAAAAAAACCTGGTCGTTTGCAGCAGCGATCTGTCCCATTTTTACAATGAAAGTACTGCCAGACAACTTGATTCAATTATTTCAAATGATATTGAAGAATTCAATATTAGTAAACTTAACCAGGATATATTGGCGGAAAAAACAGAAGCTTGTGGGTTTGGGCCAATTCTTGCCGGAATGATGGTGTGCAAATTATTAGGTGCAACAAAAAGTAAAGTTCTAGGTTATGGAACATCAGCCGATGTAAATAAAGACATTAACCGGGTTGTAGGATATTTATCAGCTGCATTTTATAAAAACTAA